From one Nothobranchius furzeri strain GRZ-AD chromosome 2, NfurGRZ-RIMD1, whole genome shotgun sequence genomic stretch:
- the zgc:77880 gene encoding palmitoyltransferase ZDHHC3 translates to MASVRCRRDPCGVICLILTYFSVFYADYVVIQYVLIPAYRDSVWCVLHGSLFNLVLLLLLACHSKAVFSDPGMVPLPETAIDFSDLRSQSSRMNERGCEGWTVCSRCETYRPPRAHHCRVCQRCIRRMDHHCPWINNCVGELNQKYFIQFLFYTGVASLYSLVLVVWAWAWRIRNERGGEAEKEGEETPSKHLIVAHYIILLVESVLFGVFVMVIFYDQLVSIITDETPIKQMKNRLMIKERNSSSSSSSSSLQQPQHLSHTRKPKLALLREVFGRGSIFCWLLPLHSSPPSIGGITYTALPDYDV, encoded by the exons ATGGCGTCGGTTCGCTGTAGGCGAGATCCGTGCGGTGTAATCTGCCTGATTTTAACTTATTTCAGCGTGTTTTACGCGGACTATGTGGTCATACAGTATGTTCTCATCCCCGCCTACCGAGACAG CGTGTGGTGTGTGTTGCACGGTTCGTTGTTcaacctggtcctgctgctgctgctggcctgCCACTCCAAGGCTGTCTTCTCAGACCCTG GTATGGTGCCTCTGCCGGAAACGGCTATAGATTTCTCAGATCTGCGCTCGCAGTCGTCTCGGATGAACGAGCGG GGCTGTGAGGGCTGGACGGTGTGCAGCCGCTGTGAGACCTACAGACCTCCCAGAGCGCACCACTGCAGGGTCTGTCAGAGGTGCATACGCCGCATGGACCACCACTGTCCTTG GATCAATAATTGTGTCGGGGAGCTAAATCAGAAATATTTTATCCAGTTTCTCTTCTACACCG GCGTGGCCAGCCTCTACTCCCTGGTGCTGGTGGTGTGGGCGTGGGCGTGGAGGATACGAAACGAGAGAGGAGGAGAAGCAGAGAAAGAAGGAGAGGAGACgcccagcaaacatctgattgt GGCTCATTACATCATCCTGCTGGTGGAGTCGGTGCTGTTTGGAGTGTTTGTCATGGTCATCTTCTACGATCAG CTGGTCTCCATCATCACAGATGAGACTCCGATCAAGCAGATGAAGAACAGGCTGATGATCAAGGAGagaaactcctcctcctcctcttcatcgtcCTCGTTGCAGCAGCCTCAACACCTCTCACACACCAGAAAGCCCAAGCTGGCTCTGCTGCGGGAGGTTTTTGGAAGAG GTTCGATATTCTGCTGGCTCCTCCCCCTCCACTCCAGCCCCCCGTCGATCGGAGGCATCACCTACACTGCTCTGCCCGACTATGACGTCTGA